A part of Marinobacter psychrophilus genomic DNA contains:
- the acnB gene encoding bifunctional aconitate hydratase 2/2-methylisocitrate dehydratase, with the protein MLEAYREHVAERAALGIPPKPLNAEQTAALVELLKKPSAPENEDENVLIDLLENRVPPGVDEAAYVKAAFLTALVKGEANSPAINNGKAIQLLGMMQGGYNITTLVDLLDDPELAEPAGIQLKHTLLMFDAFNDVKVKMDAGNAVAKDVIESWANAEWFTKRNKVADSIKMVVFKVTGETNTDDLSPAPDAWSRPDIPLHSRAAYKMTRDGLSPEEHGVTGPMSQIADISAKGLPVAFVGDVVGTGSSRKSATNSVLWFFGDDIPGVPNKRGGGVCIGNKVAPIFFNTMEDAGALVFEAPVDDMNMGDVIDIRPYEGKILNENGDVIAEFGFKSDVILDEVQAGGRIPLIIGRGLTTKARETLGLGATDIFRLPDDPEVGTKGFTLAQKMVGKACGLEEGQGVRPGTYCEPKMTTVGSQDTTGPMTRDELKDLACLGFQADLVMQSFCHTAAYPKPIDVEMQHTMPDFMRTRGGVSLRPGDGIIHSWLNRMLLPDTVGTGGDSHTRFPMGISFPAGSGLVAFAAATGVMPLDMPESILVRFKGELQPGITLRDLVHAIPLYGIKQGMLTVEKKGKINEFSGRVLEIEGLEHLTAEQAFELSDASAERSAAGCTINLSEESVAEYLRSNITMLRWMIAEGYGDARTLERRAQGMEAWLAKPGLMRADSDAEYAHIIEIDLADIKEPIVCCPNDPDDARILSDVAGDKVDEVFIGSCMTNIGHFRAAGKLLEQNKEPLKVRLWMSPPTKMDESQLMEEGYFKIYGDAGVRTEMPGCSLCMGNQARVGAGTTVLSTSTRNFPNRLGDGANVYLTSAELASVGAILGKLPTPAEYMEYAKNLNSMSKEIYNYLSFDKMDNYTSKAAEADIA; encoded by the coding sequence GTGTTAGAAGCCTACCGTGAACACGTTGCCGAGCGTGCAGCTCTGGGTATTCCACCCAAGCCTCTGAACGCCGAACAAACCGCCGCACTGGTGGAACTGCTGAAAAAGCCGTCCGCCCCTGAAAACGAAGACGAAAACGTACTGATTGACCTGTTGGAAAACCGTGTTCCGCCCGGGGTGGATGAAGCCGCCTATGTAAAAGCCGCGTTCCTGACCGCCCTTGTGAAAGGCGAAGCCAATTCCCCAGCGATTAACAACGGCAAAGCAATTCAGTTGCTTGGAATGATGCAGGGCGGCTATAACATTACCACCCTGGTAGACCTGTTAGACGATCCCGAACTGGCCGAACCCGCCGGCATTCAGCTCAAACACACTCTGTTGATGTTCGACGCTTTCAACGACGTGAAAGTAAAAATGGACGCTGGCAACGCCGTCGCCAAAGACGTGATTGAATCGTGGGCTAACGCTGAATGGTTCACCAAGCGTAACAAAGTTGCCGACAGCATCAAAATGGTGGTGTTTAAAGTCACCGGCGAGACCAACACCGACGACCTGTCACCAGCACCCGATGCCTGGTCACGTCCTGACATTCCGTTGCATTCCCGCGCTGCTTATAAAATGACCCGCGATGGCCTGAGCCCCGAAGAACACGGTGTTACCGGCCCCATGAGCCAGATTGCCGACATCAGCGCCAAAGGCCTGCCCGTTGCTTTCGTAGGCGACGTTGTAGGTACCGGCTCTTCCCGTAAATCCGCCACCAACTCGGTGCTGTGGTTCTTCGGTGACGACATCCCAGGCGTGCCGAACAAGCGCGGCGGCGGTGTGTGTATCGGCAACAAAGTTGCCCCTATCTTCTTCAACACCATGGAAGACGCTGGCGCGCTGGTATTCGAAGCGCCGGTTGACGACATGAACATGGGCGACGTAATTGATATCCGCCCGTACGAAGGCAAAATTCTGAACGAAAACGGCGATGTAATCGCTGAATTCGGTTTCAAGTCTGACGTGATTCTGGACGAAGTTCAGGCTGGCGGCCGTATTCCGCTGATCATCGGCCGCGGCCTGACCACCAAGGCCCGTGAAACACTGGGCCTGGGCGCTACCGACATCTTCCGCCTGCCAGACGACCCTGAAGTTGGCACCAAGGGTTTCACCCTCGCGCAAAAAATGGTCGGCAAAGCCTGCGGACTGGAAGAAGGCCAAGGCGTTCGCCCCGGCACCTACTGCGAGCCGAAAATGACCACCGTGGGTTCCCAAGACACCACCGGCCCGATGACCCGTGACGAATTGAAAGATCTGGCGTGCCTGGGCTTCCAGGCCGACCTGGTCATGCAGTCATTCTGCCACACAGCCGCTTACCCCAAGCCGATTGACGTGGAAATGCAGCACACCATGCCAGACTTCATGCGTACCCGCGGCGGTGTTTCTCTGCGCCCGGGCGACGGCATCATCCACTCGTGGCTGAACCGCATGCTGCTGCCCGACACTGTAGGCACCGGTGGTGATTCCCACACCCGTTTTCCTATGGGCATTTCCTTCCCGGCCGGTTCTGGCTTGGTCGCGTTTGCCGCTGCCACCGGCGTTATGCCGCTGGACATGCCGGAATCAATACTGGTGCGTTTCAAAGGCGAACTGCAGCCCGGCATTACCCTGCGTGACCTGGTGCACGCCATTCCCCTTTATGGCATCAAGCAAGGCATGCTGACCGTAGAGAAGAAAGGCAAGATCAACGAATTCTCTGGCCGCGTGCTGGAAATCGAGGGTCTAGAGCACCTGACTGCAGAGCAGGCGTTCGAGCTGTCTGACGCGTCTGCCGAGCGCTCCGCTGCTGGCTGCACCATCAACTTGTCAGAAGAGTCGGTGGCCGAGTATCTGCGTTCCAACATCACCATGCTGCGCTGGATGATTGCCGAAGGTTATGGCGACGCGCGAACTCTGGAGCGTCGTGCCCAGGGTATGGAAGCCTGGCTGGCCAAGCCTGGCCTGATGCGCGCCGATTCCGACGCCGAGTACGCTCACATCATCGAAATTGATCTGGCCGATATCAAAGAGCCGATCGTGTGCTGCCCGAACGATCCGGACGACGCCCGCATTCTGTCCGATGTCGCCGGCGACAAGGTCGACGAAGTGTTCATCGGTTCGTGCATGACCAACATCGGTCACTTCCGCGCCGCCGGCAAACTGCTGGAGCAGAACAAAGAACCCCTGAAAGTCCGCCTCTGGATGTCTCCGCCCACCAAGATGGACGAGTCCCAGCTGATGGAAGAAGGCTACTTCAAAATCTACGGCGACGCCGGTGTGCGTACCGAGATGCCGGGCTGTTCGCTGTGCATGGGTAACCAGGCGCGGGTAGGCGCTGGCACCACCGTATTGTCTACTTCCACCCGTAACTTCCCCAACCGTTTGGGCGATGGTGCAAACGTGTACCTGACTTCAGCGGAACTGGCGTCAGTAGGTGCGATTCTGGGCAAACTGCCAACACCGGCAGAGTACATGGAGTACGCCAAAAACCTGAACAGTATGTCGAAAGAGATCTACAACTACCTGAGCTTTGACAAGATGGACAACTACACCAGCAAAGCTGCAGAAGCCGATATCGCTTAA
- the putP gene encoding sodium/proline symporter PutP encodes MAIGVWISLIGYFALMIAIGIYAMRTSTSSSEDYMLGGRSLSPKVAALSAGASDMSGWLLLGLPGALYVSGLASAWIGIGLFVGAFVNWTLVAPRLREQTVHYGNAITIPSFLANRFPTQALSLRTVSAIVIVIFFAVYTASGLVAGGKLFESAFSGIFNFGGLNDYAVGIIITLGVVLVYTVIGGFLAVSMTDFVQGVIMMLALVLMPAVVLFGEGGGGYTQAAQTLNEIDPTLLSWTEGLTFVGWLSAVTWGLGYFGQPHIIVRFMAIRTLKDVPIARNIGMGWMAISLIGAISLGVFGRAYAVRNGIEIDDPETLFIILSDLLFHPLITGFLYAALLAAVMSTISSQLLVSSSSLTEDFYRLFLRKEATDRECVNIGRVCVVLVGLIAAFIASDPDSQVLGLVSNAWAGFGAAFGPLILLSLMWPRTNGTGAIAGLVVGAVTVMVWISLGWGGEFMGGPGVYAIIPGFVASWIAIMAVSSMTADTGEYQHIER; translated from the coding sequence ATGGCTATTGGCGTTTGGATCAGTCTAATTGGTTATTTTGCGCTCATGATTGCTATCGGCATTTATGCGATGCGCACATCTACGTCCTCATCCGAAGATTACATGTTGGGCGGGCGATCGCTCAGTCCAAAGGTGGCGGCCCTTTCGGCTGGCGCTTCGGACATGAGCGGATGGTTACTTCTGGGTCTTCCGGGTGCGTTGTACGTATCTGGTTTGGCCTCAGCCTGGATCGGTATTGGCCTGTTTGTGGGCGCGTTCGTAAACTGGACGCTTGTTGCGCCCCGATTGCGCGAACAAACGGTTCATTATGGTAATGCCATTACCATTCCATCCTTTCTGGCAAATCGGTTCCCGACTCAGGCGCTGTCATTGCGCACGGTGTCGGCAATCGTCATCGTTATCTTCTTCGCCGTTTACACCGCGTCTGGCCTGGTTGCTGGCGGTAAGCTGTTCGAAAGTGCGTTTTCCGGCATTTTCAACTTCGGTGGCCTGAACGACTACGCCGTGGGTATTATCATTACACTGGGCGTGGTGCTGGTGTACACGGTTATCGGTGGATTCCTGGCAGTGAGCATGACTGACTTTGTTCAGGGCGTCATCATGATGCTGGCGCTGGTTCTTATGCCGGCGGTTGTGCTCTTTGGTGAAGGCGGTGGCGGTTATACGCAAGCGGCTCAGACCTTGAATGAAATCGACCCCACGCTCTTGTCCTGGACAGAAGGGCTGACCTTTGTTGGATGGCTTTCTGCGGTTACCTGGGGCTTGGGTTATTTTGGTCAGCCTCATATCATCGTGCGCTTTATGGCTATTCGTACCCTTAAAGATGTTCCGATTGCCCGTAACATTGGTATGGGCTGGATGGCTATTTCGCTGATTGGTGCCATTTCTCTGGGTGTCTTTGGCCGGGCTTATGCCGTGCGCAATGGTATAGAGATCGATGATCCGGAAACGCTCTTTATCATCTTGTCTGACCTGCTGTTCCACCCGCTGATTACGGGTTTCCTTTATGCTGCGCTGTTGGCTGCGGTTATGAGCACCATTTCCAGCCAGCTTCTGGTGTCCTCGTCTTCTTTGACTGAAGACTTCTATCGCCTGTTCCTGCGCAAAGAAGCAACTGATCGCGAGTGTGTGAACATTGGTCGTGTTTGTGTGGTTCTGGTTGGACTGATTGCTGCGTTTATTGCATCTGATCCCGACTCTCAGGTTTTGGGACTGGTCAGTAACGCCTGGGCAGGCTTTGGTGCAGCGTTCGGCCCGCTGATTCTGCTGTCGCTGATGTGGCCGCGCACTAACGGTACCGGTGCCATTGCTGGTCTGGTTGTGGGTGCGGTTACTGTTATGGTCTGGATTTCACTGGGCTGGGGCGGTGAGTTCATGGGTGGTCCGGGTGTTTACGCGATCATTCCTGGCTTTGTCGCTTCCTGGATTGCGATCATGGCTGTTAGTAGCATGACGGCTGATACCGGTGAATATCAGCACATCGAGCGGTAA
- the putA gene encoding bifunctional proline dehydrogenase/L-glutamate gamma-semialdehyde dehydrogenase PutA, with translation MFRASKVLEPAFQEQPRSFFWQGLTENYQVDEAAYLKELIPLAQSDASEHKAITDTARSLIEKVRAQDGAVHMIDALLQEYSLDTEEGILLMCLAEALMRIPDKHTADALIKDKMLSADWKKHVGRSESTLVNASTWGLMLTGRVVKMDKRLDGSPSNVWNRLVKRSGEPVIRGAMNQAMAIMGKQFVLGRDINEALKQARDDRKLGYSYSFDMLGEAAMAQDDANLYLKEYLQAIEAVGNDPDPQDNAPRPSISIKLSALHPRYEVSQEHRVLTELYRTVCDLVQFARDKDVSITIDAEEMDRLELSLKLFEKILTSPAASGWGGFGLVIQAYSKRALPALCWLTKLAKETGDEIPIRLVKGAYWDTEIKMCQQMGIESYPVFTRKEATDTSYLACLRFLLSDYTQGALYPQLASHNAHTVAAVLAMAKKRNRKIEFQRLHGMGDALYNSILQEHDIPVRIYAPVGAHKDLLPYLVRRLLENGANSSFVHRLVDASTPIEHLVQNPVQELQKYDSLANSRIPRPMDIFGEQRRNSRGINIHVASQLEPLINNLQKWNSTRWHACPVINGERRSDGDKTEVRAPYDRSKRVGDVVWANEKHAEDALKVAFAGFRKWNERPVEERALCLETFANLMEKHMEELMALCCQEAGKTMQDGIDEVREAVDFCRYYASDGRARFAKAIALPGPTGESNELYMEGRGVFLCISPWNFPLAIYTGQIMAALVAGNTVIAKPAERTSLVAMRGMELMLEAGFPANVLQFLPGDGAKLGKVLTPDSRIAGVCFTGSTQVAHFLNCTLAQRSGAIVPLIAETGGQNAMIVDSSALPEQVVRDVVQSAFASAGQRCSALRVLYVQQDVADRMETLLAGAMSELVVGNPQSHSTDVGPVIDQKAKENLEKHLVNLDANARLIGRKELPSDCSAGYFVVPSAYGINSINDLNGEHFGPILHVVRYEAEQLDNVIDEINATGYGLTLGIHSRSESTAAYIERRVKVGNCYVNRNQIGAVVGVQPFGGRGLSGTGPKAGGPHYVLRFAIERTRTINTTAVGGNASLLSLGIEQV, from the coding sequence CTGCTTCAGGAATACAGCCTAGATACCGAGGAAGGTATCCTGTTGATGTGTTTGGCGGAAGCATTGATGCGTATTCCGGACAAGCACACGGCCGATGCGCTGATCAAAGACAAAATGTTGAGCGCTGACTGGAAAAAACACGTTGGGCGCAGTGAATCGACGCTGGTTAACGCCTCCACTTGGGGTTTGATGCTGACCGGTCGTGTGGTCAAGATGGACAAGCGCCTTGATGGTTCACCGTCGAACGTCTGGAACCGCTTGGTTAAACGCAGCGGCGAGCCAGTGATTCGCGGCGCTATGAACCAAGCCATGGCCATTATGGGCAAGCAGTTTGTATTGGGCCGTGACATCAACGAAGCTCTGAAACAGGCCCGTGATGACCGCAAGCTGGGTTACAGCTATTCCTTCGACATGCTCGGCGAAGCCGCGATGGCGCAAGACGATGCTAATCTCTACCTTAAAGAGTACTTACAGGCGATTGAGGCGGTGGGCAACGATCCTGATCCGCAAGATAACGCTCCGCGGCCGTCGATTTCCATCAAGCTGTCAGCCCTGCATCCACGTTATGAAGTTTCCCAGGAACACCGGGTGCTCACCGAGCTATACCGTACCGTGTGCGACCTTGTGCAGTTTGCCCGTGACAAAGACGTGTCTATCACCATAGACGCCGAAGAAATGGACCGGCTGGAGTTGTCACTGAAGCTGTTTGAGAAAATCCTGACGTCACCGGCTGCATCCGGCTGGGGCGGTTTCGGCTTGGTTATTCAGGCCTACTCAAAGCGCGCTCTGCCGGCGCTGTGTTGGCTGACCAAGCTGGCGAAGGAAACCGGTGACGAAATTCCCATTCGCTTGGTGAAAGGCGCCTACTGGGACACTGAAATCAAGATGTGCCAGCAAATGGGCATTGAAAGCTATCCGGTATTCACTCGCAAAGAAGCCACCGACACGTCCTATCTGGCGTGCCTGCGGTTTTTGTTGAGTGATTACACTCAGGGTGCTCTGTACCCGCAGCTTGCGAGTCATAACGCACACACCGTTGCGGCGGTTCTGGCTATGGCCAAGAAGCGCAATCGCAAAATTGAGTTCCAGCGCCTGCACGGTATGGGTGACGCTCTGTACAACAGCATTCTCCAAGAACACGACATTCCGGTTCGTATCTATGCCCCGGTGGGTGCCCATAAAGATCTACTGCCGTATCTGGTTCGCCGGTTGCTGGAAAATGGCGCCAACTCCTCATTTGTACATCGCTTGGTAGATGCCAGTACACCGATTGAACACCTGGTGCAAAACCCGGTGCAGGAACTGCAGAAATACGACTCGCTGGCGAACAGTCGCATTCCTCGGCCTATGGATATTTTTGGCGAGCAGCGCCGTAATTCGCGCGGCATTAATATTCACGTGGCATCCCAGCTAGAGCCGTTAATAAACAATCTGCAGAAGTGGAACAGCACCCGTTGGCATGCTTGCCCGGTCATTAACGGCGAGCGCCGCAGCGACGGCGATAAAACCGAAGTGCGCGCGCCTTATGACCGAAGCAAACGGGTAGGCGACGTCGTTTGGGCTAATGAAAAACACGCGGAAGACGCACTAAAAGTGGCCTTTGCCGGCTTCCGAAAATGGAATGAACGCCCGGTTGAAGAGCGCGCCCTGTGTCTTGAAACGTTCGCGAACCTGATGGAAAAGCACATGGAAGAGCTGATGGCTCTGTGCTGCCAAGAAGCTGGAAAAACCATGCAGGACGGTATTGACGAAGTGCGTGAAGCCGTCGATTTCTGCCGCTACTACGCCAGCGATGGCCGTGCCCGCTTTGCCAAGGCCATCGCACTGCCAGGGCCCACCGGGGAAAGTAACGAGCTGTACATGGAAGGCCGCGGCGTTTTCCTGTGCATCAGTCCCTGGAACTTTCCGCTGGCTATTTACACGGGCCAAATTATGGCGGCTCTGGTAGCGGGCAATACCGTGATTGCAAAACCCGCAGAGCGGACCAGTCTAGTGGCCATGCGTGGAATGGAGCTGATGCTGGAAGCCGGTTTCCCGGCCAATGTGCTGCAGTTCTTGCCGGGCGACGGCGCCAAACTCGGTAAGGTGCTGACGCCAGATTCACGCATTGCCGGCGTCTGCTTTACCGGTTCGACCCAGGTTGCACATTTTTTGAACTGCACGCTGGCGCAGCGCAGCGGTGCTATTGTGCCTCTGATTGCCGAAACCGGCGGCCAGAACGCGATGATTGTTGACAGCAGCGCCTTACCCGAACAGGTTGTTCGCGACGTAGTGCAGTCTGCGTTCGCTAGTGCAGGTCAACGCTGTTCAGCACTGCGGGTTCTTTACGTTCAGCAAGACGTAGCCGATCGCATGGAAACCCTTTTGGCGGGCGCTATGAGTGAGCTGGTGGTCGGTAATCCGCAAAGCCACAGCACTGACGTGGGCCCGGTGATCGACCAGAAAGCCAAAGAGAATCTTGAGAAACACTTGGTCAATCTTGACGCCAACGCTCGGTTGATTGGGCGCAAAGAGTTGCCAAGTGATTGTTCCGCTGGCTATTTTGTAGTTCCGTCTGCCTACGGTATTAACAGCATTAACGATCTGAACGGCGAGCATTTCGGTCCCATTTTGCACGTAGTACGTTACGAGGCAGAACAGCTCGACAACGTTATTGACGAAATCAACGCCACCGGTTACGGCCTTACCCTGGGCATTCACAGCCGTAGCGAATCCACCGCCGCCTACATCGAACGCCGGGTAAAAGTGGGCAATTGCTACGTCAACCGTAACCAAATTGGTGCGGTGGTTGGGGTGCAACCATTTGGTGGGCGCGGGTTGTCTGGCACTGGCCCGAAAGCGGGTGGCCCACACTACGTGTTACGTTTCGCTATCGAACGTACTCGCACGATTAACACCACAGCGGTAGGCGGTAACGCATCGTTGTTGTCGCTGGGTATTGAACAGGTTTGA